Proteins from a single region of Bacteroidales bacterium:
- a CDS encoding DUF2179 domain-containing protein → MEFIDSNLFTYFILPLLIFLSRIIDVSIGTLRIIFVSRGHKFIAPLLGFFEVLVWIIVIGKIMQNLNNFACYFAYAAGFATGNYIGMLIEEKLAIGIMIIRIITQKNASLLINSLNDSGYGITSIDAHGSKEDVNIIYTIVQRHDIADVINIIKKFNPKAFYSVEDVKFVNEGVFPFKRKYNKSGMNIFMRWRRGK, encoded by the coding sequence ATGGAATTTATTGATTCAAATTTATTTACATATTTTATTCTTCCTTTATTGATATTTCTTTCAAGAATAATTGATGTTTCTATCGGAACTTTAAGAATAATTTTTGTATCACGTGGACATAAATTTATTGCACCTTTATTAGGATTTTTTGAGGTACTTGTATGGATTATTGTTATTGGGAAAATTATGCAAAATCTTAATAATTTTGCTTGTTATTTTGCTTATGCAGCAGGCTTTGCAACAGGAAATTATATAGGTATGTTGATTGAAGAAAAGCTTGCTATTGGAATTATGATAATAAGAATAATAACTCAGAAAAATGCATCATTATTAATAAATTCATTAAACGATTCAGGATATGGTATTACAAGTATTGATGCACATGGTAGTAAAGAGGATGTAAATATTATTTATACTATCGTGCAAAGACATGATATTGCTGATGTTATTAATATTATTAAAAAATTTAATCCTAAAGCATTTTATTCAGTTGAAGATGTAAAATTTGTTAATGAAGGTGTATTCCCATTTAAAAGAAAATATAACAAATCAGGAATGAATATTTTTATGCGATGGAGGAGAGGGAAGTAA